CTAAAAGGAGTCTTCATCAACTTGCATTTCTATTTATCTTTGCACCGGCTTAAGCTTAAGCTTAAACTTAAGCTTAAGTTAATCCTTATCTTTGCACAGCTTGCTTGTGCCTGGCTTGGGCTTGTTATTCCTTCGTAACTTCTGATCCTGGATATTGATATTCAACTCCTGCTCGAGCTCATCTATGAAGAAATCCACAAAATCCGCTTTCATCCCCCCCTCTCCATCCCCTTCCACTAACGCACCATCATCCAGATAGTTCGTTACCACATAGCGCCTGAGTATTTCGGTTGGTAAATGAAGCGTCTTCGCAAGTACTGCATGTGAGAAATCATCCAGTATCAGCTTCAGGTCTCTTCCAGTACTCATGAAGCGTAAAGCCTTCTGCTTCTCCTCCGCCCTCACCCTGTCGCCATACTTGTATATCATTCCAATAAGCCGCTCAACACGATGTTTAGCCAGAATCTTCTTAAATAGCTCTATCTCCTCCTCTATTATACGCTCCACTTTCCCAACCTCAGATAGCCGCTTCTTCATGTTCTCCTCACTTATCTCATACAGACTATCGAGGTCATATAGCTCAATACCCTCTATCTTCCCCACCCGTTCCTCTACATCCTTTGGATTCGCAATATCTATGATATATAGTACATTTCTATTCTTACGATGCTCCATCACCCGTTTCATCATCTCATAGTTCAGGATGTAATGGGGTGCAGAGGTTGTGCAAATCGCAACGTCACAACAGGATAGCCACTTCTCATTCTCATCCAGCCTCGCTGCTCGCCCGCCTACTTCCTCCGCCAGCCGTTTCGCCCGCTCAAACGTGCGATTGGCGATGAACATCGCTTTTAATTTCTTCTCCGAGATCGCTCTCGCTACTAGTGTACCCATCTCACCTGCACCAATCACGAGGATACTCTTACCTTCCAGTCCCCATGTGATGCATTCCGCGAGTTCAACCGCAGCAGACCCGATAGAAACAGACCCTTCGTTTATCCGAGTTTCCTGCCTCGCTCTCTTCGCTACCTTTATCGCTCTGTCGAACGCCAGGTCCAGCAGCTCATCCAGTTTACCTCCTTTCTTACTCTCCAGATAGCACTTCTTTATCTGTCCCAATATCTGGTCTTCACCCACTATCATCGATTCCAGTCCGCAAGCAACCCGCATCAGGTGCTCCAGAGCATCCTTACCTGTGAATATGCCACCCTTCTCCAGCTTCAACTGCTCAACTACCGCTTCTAAAATCTCCGCTGGTCTATCTGCACTAATATACGCCTCCACGCGGTTACATGTATTTATTATTATATAACCTCTGACCTGTGGATTCTGTGCGAATAAATCCGGCTTCAACTGCTGAGCTATCTCTTCCAGTTCCTCTACACTACACTTCTTATGTGAGAACAATAAAGTGCCGAGTTTATGCATATCTATCACCAATAATCCTTAGTATAAGCTCCTCTGCAATTGTCAATGGAGCATCAAGCGCTGCCCAGCAATCAGGATCATGCAGAACCTGGTTCAATATCGCCTGCCGATGCGTCTCATCCTTAATAGTAGCTTTTAATTCCGACCTCAGTTTTGACTGAATCAACAGCATCTTCTCTTCCCGCTCTCCTATAAGTGGTTCTATCTTCTCGCGCATATACCTCGCCATTGCCGGTCCTCGACCTTCTGTGGAGATTGATATCAGGAATCCATGCTTATTTATAACAGAACCCATAAACACATCACCTTCATGCCGGTAATTGATGAGTACATTGAACCTGGCTGCCTCATTCAAGATACGTTCGTTTAGAGGCTCATCATTGGTACAGATAATAACCATGAAAGCGCCATCCAGGTATCTCTCCAGGTCTTCATGCCACAGATCACACTGGAAACACTTTAGTTTACCCTCTGCTGCGAACTCCCTTATTTGGGGTGTGAAGTCACGACTGTAAACCTCAATTGCAACTTCAGCACCTCCTGAAGTCTCCAGAATCTGTCGTATCTTCCTCGCTGCAACCTCACCACCACCAAACACTGCTATCCTCTTACCTGTGATATTGATATATAATGGGAGCATATACCAAGATCCAAGTTCGTGATTCTTAAACTTTTCGCTTTTTTTCATCTATTGTGAAGTCGTATTGTGATAAGCAGGTCAAAAATCCACATGTTTGCTGGTATTCTTATTGTCATAGCAGACATCTCCTAATAACGTTGTCATGCAAAGCCAACTCGGCACGCTGGAGACATCATGACCTTCCTGCTCGGGATATCGCTCATTGCATACGACATAAATAACGAGGAGATAAGTCGCATGGGCAAGTTCGGCAACTTACATGGCAGTGACATTCATCGCACTCCTTCTTCTATTCTTCAGCATCTTATCTTATATGACTACCTGCACCTGTTTGACCAGTATTTCGTACTACTACCCTCTGTAGCAATCATAAAAGCGGTCAGGATACCTATCCATGTGGTCGCAAGAGAAACAGTCAAGTTTCATTGTGTGGAGGATATGAGCTTTGTTATCGGTGGTCCCTGCTCGGGCTTCGAGCTTATACTCCTTGTTCCTCCTCATCGGGATTATGATGGCGTACACGAGGATATAGAATATGTAGAGCGGAGATAATCATTATCGCTATTGCAGTTGCATATATAGCGAATCTTATGCGTGTTGTAACGCGCTACATCGTTGGTTACTATTATGGCGAAGACTTGATGTACATGGTACACGTGCATTTAGAGTGGGTGATATTTGTAATAGTTGTGGCGGTACTACTGCATTTACTGGAGAATATGAGGCTGAAGCGTAAATAGCAATCAAATCAATTCAATTTTATTTATTTTAGCGAGGGTTCTTTCATTTATTCAGTAAAGTAAAATATCTTTATATCTTCTCGCTCGGGGGTGATGAGTGCGAAATGGAAGATACAGAAAAGGAAGAAGTAATAAAGAAGTGTACGGAGATGCTGGAAGAGATGATGAGCGATATTACAGTTCCCCGGAATATAAGGAAGTCACTGGGCGTACTGAAGAATAAGTTATTGAATAGCGGGGAGTCACTGGCAATTAGAGCGGCGGCGGTGATCTCAGAGCTTGAGGAGCTGAACACCAATCCAAACATACCTTCGCATGCCAGAACAGCATTGTGGAGTGTGGTAAGCAACTTAGAAACTGTCTCTGTTGAGGAATGACGAATGGCGGTAACAATAGCGATAGCAGGTAAGCCAAACGCGGGCAAATCCACTTTTTTTAAGGCGGCTACACTCGCTGATGTCGAGATAGCTTCTTATCCTTTCACGACCATCTCGCCCAATGTCGGTATTGCACATGTGCGTGTACCATGCCCCTGTAAAGAGCTACTGCATGATAGTAGCTGTGGAAATTGCATCCGTGGTGTTCGTTTCATTCCCGTTGAGCTCATTGACGTTGCCGGATTGGTAAGAGGAGCACATGAAGGCAGGGGATTGGGTAATGAGTTCCTCGATGAGCTCAGACGCGCAGAGGCGATAATTCACGTTGTGGACGCTTCCGGTGGAACTGATGCGGACGGCAATGTTGTCCAGGTTGGAAGTCATGACCCGATAGAGGATATAAGGGCGTTTAAAGAGGAATTGAATATGTGGGTCTTCATGATACTGAATAGGAGCTGGCGTAAACTGACGAGAAAGGCGGAGCTGGAGGGTACGAAGATAGAGCGGGCGATTGCAGAGCAACTTGCGGGTGTAGGAGTGACAGAGGAGCAGATAAAGGCTGCTATTCTCTCTTCCCGCATTCCGGATGACTTCCGCTCGTGGGATGAAGAGGCACTGAAAAGCCTAAGTGCGGAGATAATAAAGCTGAGTAAAAAGATGGTCATTGCAGCGAACAAAGCTGATCTGGCACAACGAGCGGCGCTGAAGAAGTTGAGAGCTCTGGAGGGAGAAGGGGAGACGGTAATACCATGTTCCGCAGCGGCTGAACTCGCGTTGAGAACCGCAGCTAAACACAAGTTCGTCAGATATCTACCGGGAGACCCAGACTTTGAGATATTGCATACCGCTACCGTTACTGCTGAGCAACGTGCGGGTCTGGAGAAGATAATGAGCTTAATCAATGATTACGGCAGTACAGGTGTCCAGGCGATTATAAATCAGGTGGTATTTCAATTGTTAAACTACATAGTTGCTTATCCAGTAGAGGATGAGCATAAGTTCACCGATTCTTCGGGTCGGATTCTACCAGATGCGTATCTCATGAAGCGTGGTAGCACAGCGAAAGACCTGGCTTATGCGGTACATTCGGACATCGGTGAGGGTTTTCTTTACGCCATTGACGCACGTACGAAGCGAAGACTGGGCGAGAGATACGAATTGGAGGATAATGATGTCATTAAAGTGGTCTATGCACAGAGATAAGCTGAGCCATCATGAGCAGTAATAGTAATAGTGATAGTAGTAATGTTAGTGTGGTAGTGCTGGGCTGTGGATTTGGGGGAGTGGAAGTTGCAAAGGAGTTGCGGAAGAGGTCGAAGTCAAAGTCAGGGTCAAAGAGGAAGAGGATGAGGATTGATATCACTATGATCGACCGGCGAACGAGGTTTGACTATCAGGCTGCGAATCCTGAGATATTGAGTGGGAAGGTAACACCAGAGGATATATCAGCGGATTTGTACAGTTTCGCTAATCGAATAGATGCCGGGTTCATAAATGCTGAGGTCATGGATATAAACTTCAGTGAGAAGGAGGTGAAGACTCGCACTGGCACTATACCCTATGACTATCTCGTGATCGCAGTTGGTGGTGAGCAGGCTTTCTTTGGTATTCCCGGAGCTGAGGAGCGGTCATATTGTATCAATACCCTGGAAGGTGCAGTAAAGACGAAGGAAGCACTTGATGAGCTCAAGCCGGGCAATAGCAATAGCAATAGCAATATCGCAGTCATTGGTGCAGGTTTAACCGGTGTGGAGGTTGCCGGTGAACTTGTAGAGTGGAGTAGCGAAGCGCAGGTGTACCTTGTTGAGAGGATGCCACGGATATTACCTGCTTTTCCTACCCCTAATATCGCATCATTTGTAACTAGGCGATTGATGGATAGAGGTGTGGAGATACTGACCGGGCTGGCGGTTGAGGAGGTGAACGATAATGAGATAGTGTTGAGCGGGCAGCACGGACACAGACACAGACTGCCGTATGATATCCTTATCTGGACCGCGGGTTTAAAACCAGGCAGGCTTCTGGAGCAGCTCAACCTGCCAAAGGTCAGGGGCTGGTTAAGAGTAGACCCCTATTTAAGGGTAGATGGTATGAGCGATGTATTTGCAGTTGGTGACAATGCCTATTTTGAGTATGATGGTATCTGTTCAGGTCAGAATGTAGAAGAGGCAGAGCGAGAAGGTAAAATAGCAGCGGTGAATATAATAAGAACGGTAAGGGGTGATAAATTGAAGAGATATAAACCGAAGAATACGATACAGAATCCAAGAGCGATAATATCCCTCGGGGGTGATACCGCAGTGATATACGTGGGTGGTAGGGTATTCTCAATCTTCGGTTATAGATTAAAGAAGATCATCGAGCATCGTTATATGAGGAGGTTCAGGGCTTAGCCTTAGCTTAGCTCCTGTTGAAGCTGGTGGATATGTAAAGATAAGATAAAGGATAAAGGATAAGAGATGAAAGAGAGTGAAGGAAATTTTATTATAAACATTGCGCATGTAATATGTAGTAGTGTAAGTGTAGTGAAGAAGTGAAGTGAAGGAGATGAAAGTAAGAGAGATAATGACCCGCCCGATCATCACAGAAGATGAGAATACGGTGGTCAGGAAGATAGCGGAAGATATGGAAGAACTTGGTATAGGAAGCGTGGTGATAACCGCGGAGGGCAAACCGGTGGGGATAATTACAGAACGCGACATTGCACTAAAAGTACTGTTGAAGGATAAGCGTGCAAGTGAAGTAAAGGCTAAGGAGATTATGTCGTCGCCCCTGATTACCATTGACGTGGAAGCCACAGAGGAGGAAGCATGTAAGCTTGCTTCGAGGAAGCGAATAAAGAGGCTGCCAGTGGTTGATGAAGGCGTAGTGGTAGGGATACTGAGTATTCGAGATATGCTAACACGGAAACCAGAGTACGTAAAGGAATTTTACTTCTGAACAGCTAAGCTATTATAAACTGCGAAAATCTGCTATCTGCTGATTTTAACGCGGATAGGATAGAGTAGTGAGTTATAGTTATCACCCCTCTTACTTTTTACCCTTACTCTTTACGCTCACTTTCACCTTCTTCTTGAGTACCGGCACTAATCGCTTTATCTCTATCTCCGCACTTTCCGCCACTTTATACTCGTTTATTGGCATATCTGGCAAATTACCGTTCACTTCATAGATGTAAAAGCCCTTCTCCCCGTCTATTGATACAACAAACTCTTTATCACCCATTTTCTTTATTTTAACGCCTGCAACCGCCTTTAATACCTCCAGAATACTGGCGCCTTCGCTTACTTCTATCTCATGGTGTTCACCAAAAGTATCCAGCGCCTGATATAATCGCTCACGCTTCACAGTCAACACATGCGTCTTCCCGTACTTCTTGCTCTCTATCAGTCCCGCTTCCTCCAGAATCCGCGTATGCTTTGCTGCTACTGGTACTGAGATACCCAGCGCCTTTGCCAGGCCCGATATGTGGTAGCTATCGTTCATCAGTAGCTTCAGCATCTCTATCCTTGTTCTACTGCTCAGCGCCTTGAATAGCATCATGCAACATCATCATAAATATGGGTAATAGGATAAATAAGAAACCATTTCTATAACAGATATTACTTAGATGGCTAAATCCTATATTTATCTATCATTCATCTGAAGAGGTCTTCCTCTTTGCTGAATAGAACTTCTTTTATACCCGATTCACTTTCACCTCGTTTCGATACCAGCCCTAGCTCATGCACTCCACGCGCTATTACTATGGGAATACCTTCTATGAATTCACCCATGACGAGATTTGCAGCGGCACATATCTCATCTGCTACTGCTTCCTTTGTTATCCGCGCAACCTTCCCGAATCTATCAAGCTCGCCTCGCCGGTCCAGCAACGCCGGAAGTCCGGATACGCCTATGCATATCCCGGTCACACCGTCACGGAAAGCCCTGCCAAAGGAATCGGATACAAGAACAGCGACCTTCTTACCACTCCTCTCCTCTATCGCTCGCCTGAGCTGAGTAGCACTTGCCTGAGGGTCTTCAGGGAGCAGAACCGCCTTATCTTCTTCCACATTCGATTCATCAATGCCCGCATTTGCACATATAAACCCATGCCTCGTCTCCACTATTATCATGTTCCTCGCCACTCTCACAAGTTCTCTCGCCTCATCCAGTATAAGCTGAACGATTCGCGGGTCTTTTTCGGTATCTCTGGCAATCCTCATAGCTTCTTCACTCACTTGCAGTTCAGAAAGTGAGACAACCCGCCCTTCGCTCTTCGAGATTATCTTCGATGTGAATACAATAGCATCACCATCCTCTATCTCCATTCCCATCTCATCGAGTGCATCCATGAATAACGTCACCAGGTCATCTCCTTCTCTTATCTCCGGCAACCCTTCTATGCCTATTACTTCCAGCCGACGTGCCATCTCCATCTTACTGTGTCTGTGTTGGTGTTGTGTTAGCGTTAACACCTGAATAAAGACAAAGTAACAAAGCAATTTATAATTATAATATAAATAAGAGTAAATAAGAACTGAATAAAATAAAGCAAGGAAAGAGGAAAAGATGAAGAAAGAACTGATGGATATACTCGCCTGCCCGGTATGCAAAGGTGATCTGGAACTGGATATAGAGGATGAGGATGAGAATGGCGAAGTAGTGAGAGGATTTTTATACTGCCGCAATTGTGATGAGCGATACCCCATCGAAGATAGCATCCCAAATCTGTTACCTCCTGACCTGCGCAAATGAACGGAACACACCGCTATCTATGATATGATACAGCAGCGGATATATCTCAGCCGTAGAGCTGAAAATTCGATAGAGTTTGAACATGAAGTACTCCAGATTCCACTGAATGTTGGTGAGGAGACAAGCTTTGAGATTCGCATCATCAATTATGGCGAACCTTCGCATCTCCATTTCTCACTCGGAGAGGAGATAGCGGATAGAGTGATGCTCCTCCAGGACAAGGTGTATGTGATAGATGAGGAGAAAATAGCGGCGATTGTGCGACTACCGAAGAGCTATGCAGGTACAGATGTAGAATCAGGGCTTGGCGAGATCTCTGTGAGTACAGGCTACGGTGCGGTGAGGGAGAGCTTTATGATTGAGATTGTCCCTGAGCAGGACAACAAAAAGAAGAAAGAACGGGTAGAGAAGCACGTGGTAAATCAGGAAGTAAAGGCAAAGGTAAAGGTAAAGGAGCCGAAGCGAGAACTAAAAGTGGTAACACCACAGAAAGAGAAACTCATCCACCATCTGCTGGTAACCCTGGTCTCAACAGCCCTGTTCTTATTCTCCTTCTTTATTGTTAACCTCTCTTTCCACCCCTTTATCTTCGCTATCATCGCATCTGCTCTATTCCTCCTCATTGTCGTCTATAACCTATAAGGGGTAATAGATAATATGAGAATAGCAACAACTGCGCTAATGCTAATAATACTAATAATTGCCTCATCTGTTCATACTGAACCCATACATACTGAACCCATAACGGTGATCATCGTTTCACCTGTTGAGGGTACCGTTCGTTCTGGTGAGACCCTCAACGTTAAGATAATCGTTATACCACATGAGCCGATAAAGGGTATAAAGCTTGAGCTACACTTTGACCCTTCACTCTTTTACCCCGACTCCAAGGTAATAGGAGAAGGAGAGTTATTCCCGGAATCGAAAGCCTCCTTCGCATCTATAATAGAGCACGATAAAGTTACCATAACCGGTTTCTTCAATGACGACCAGCGAGTCACATCTCGTGGCGTATTTGCTTACGTCACCCTGATTGCAAACTCTACCAACTTCGGGACCTCCGTACTGAGATTATCAGATGTAGAAGTGACAGGGGATGGTGAGGAATTGCCGTTCATCACTGTTGATGGTAGGATAAGAGTCATACCAACTTCTTTCGTCACCACTCTCAGTAGTTGTAGTTATCCAAGTATACCCGGTGTTCATGAGGGTACAATCACGCCTTCTGTAACGATAAACAACATATCCAG
The Methanophagales archaeon DNA segment above includes these coding regions:
- a CDS encoding UPF0147 family protein, which codes for MEDTEKEEVIKKCTEMLEEMMSDITVPRNIRKSLGVLKNKLLNSGESLAIRAAAVISELEELNTNPNIPSHARTALWSVVSNLETVSVEE
- a CDS encoding glutamyl-tRNA reductase, whose amino-acid sequence is MVIDMHKLGTLLFSHKKCSVEELEEIAQQLKPDLFAQNPQVRGYIIINTCNRVEAYISADRPAEILEAVVEQLKLEKGGIFTGKDALEHLMRVACGLESMIVGEDQILGQIKKCYLESKKGGKLDELLDLAFDRAIKVAKRARQETRINEGSVSIGSAAVELAECITWGLEGKSILVIGAGEMGTLVARAISEKKLKAMFIANRTFERAKRLAEEVGGRAARLDENEKWLSCCDVAICTTSAPHYILNYEMMKRVMEHRKNRNVLYIIDIANPKDVEERVGKIEGIELYDLDSLYEISEENMKKRLSEVGKVERIIEEEIELFKKILAKHRVERLIGMIYKYGDRVRAEEKQKALRFMSTGRDLKLILDDFSHAVLAKTLHLPTEILRRYVVTNYLDDGALVEGDGEGGMKADFVDFFIDELEQELNINIQDQKLRRNNKPKPGTSKLCKDKD
- a CDS encoding redox-regulated ATPase YchF — encoded protein: MAVTIAIAGKPNAGKSTFFKAATLADVEIASYPFTTISPNVGIAHVRVPCPCKELLHDSSCGNCIRGVRFIPVELIDVAGLVRGAHEGRGLGNEFLDELRRAEAIIHVVDASGGTDADGNVVQVGSHDPIEDIRAFKEELNMWVFMILNRSWRKLTRKAELEGTKIERAIAEQLAGVGVTEEQIKAAILSSRIPDDFRSWDEEALKSLSAEIIKLSKKMVIAANKADLAQRAALKKLRALEGEGETVIPCSAAAELALRTAAKHKFVRYLPGDPDFEILHTATVTAEQRAGLEKIMSLINDYGSTGVQAIINQVVFQLLNYIVAYPVEDEHKFTDSSGRILPDAYLMKRGSTAKDLAYAVHSDIGEGFLYAIDARTKRRLGERYELEDNDVIKVVYAQR
- a CDS encoding ArsR family transcriptional regulator; the protein is MMLFKALSSRTRIEMLKLLMNDSYHISGLAKALGISVPVAAKHTRILEEAGLIESKKYGKTHVLTVKRERLYQALDTFGEHHEIEVSEGASILEVLKAVAGVKIKKMGDKEFVVSIDGEKGFYIYEVNGNLPDMPINEYKVAESAEIEIKRLVPVLKKKVKVSVKSKGKK
- a CDS encoding bifunctional precorrin-2 dehydrogenase/sirohydrochlorin ferrochelatase; the encoded protein is MLPLYINITGKRIAVFGGGEVAARKIRQILETSGGAEVAIEVYSRDFTPQIREFAAEGKLKCFQCDLWHEDLERYLDGAFMVIICTNDEPLNERILNEAARFNVLINYRHEGDVFMGSVINKHGFLISISTEGRGPAMARYMREKIEPLIGEREEKMLLIQSKLRSELKATIKDETHRQAILNQVLHDPDCWAALDAPLTIAEELILRIIGDRYA
- a CDS encoding CBS domain-containing protein, which codes for MKVREIMTRPIITEDENTVVRKIAEDMEELGIGSVVITAEGKPVGIITERDIALKVLLKDKRASEVKAKEIMSSPLITIDVEATEEEACKLASRKRIKRLPVVDEGVVVGILSIRDMLTRKPEYVKEFYF
- a CDS encoding FAD-dependent oxidoreductase; the protein is MSSNSNSDSSNVSVVVLGCGFGGVEVAKELRKRSKSKSGSKRKRMRIDITMIDRRTRFDYQAANPEILSGKVTPEDISADLYSFANRIDAGFINAEVMDINFSEKEVKTRTGTIPYDYLVIAVGGEQAFFGIPGAEERSYCINTLEGAVKTKEALDELKPGNSNSNSNIAVIGAGLTGVEVAGELVEWSSEAQVYLVERMPRILPAFPTPNIASFVTRRLMDRGVEILTGLAVEEVNDNEIVLSGQHGHRHRLPYDILIWTAGLKPGRLLEQLNLPKVRGWLRVDPYLRVDGMSDVFAVGDNAYFEYDGICSGQNVEEAEREGKIAAVNIIRTVRGDKLKRYKPKNTIQNPRAIISLGGDTAVIYVGGRVFSIFGYRLKKIIEHRYMRRFRA
- a CDS encoding methytransferase partner Trm112 — translated: MKKELMDILACPVCKGDLELDIEDEDENGEVVRGFLYCRNCDERYPIEDSIPNLLPPDLRK
- a CDS encoding coenzyme F420-0:L-glutamate ligase, which produces MARRLEVIGIEGLPEIREGDDLVTLFMDALDEMGMEIEDGDAIVFTSKIISKSEGRVVSLSELQVSEEAMRIARDTEKDPRIVQLILDEARELVRVARNMIIVETRHGFICANAGIDESNVEEDKAVLLPEDPQASATQLRRAIEERSGKKVAVLVSDSFGRAFRDGVTGICIGVSGLPALLDRRGELDRFGKVARITKEAVADEICAAANLVMGEFIEGIPIVIARGVHELGLVSKRGESESGIKEVLFSKEEDLFR